One stretch of Natranaerovirga pectinivora DNA includes these proteins:
- a CDS encoding ABC transporter permease — translation MLILILKNIKEIINNKRRVFIIAVLPIIFFGLFVMMYSGETVEKNFINPIRIGIIDNDNSLYSNLLLQHYESNTAFTQFVHMYRDEQEIVEEMFKVGDLDATLIIPENFAENMMYMIHDPVISNINTQDPVKAVLLKNVLLSYEKFISSVESNVAMLYDIMNELEYLPHEISAYNAEISYELIMSAMERNQYFDYNEVINIPSTTSVNYFFIAIITLLIMYFGLYVGIDLLREREQRTFQRIEVAGCSITTFILSKLISHVLYLFLNILLWITLIGMVSNISISFGLILYILVGIIFSVSLSIFMSGLFKSQEGVLLAGNIYYFIAAVVGGSIMPLQFMPERIQRLSVFTPNYWFIRGFLFVQKNLQPSFSNGIIVSFISISILLIIVSSYMYKYLGEHYV, via the coding sequence ATGTTAATTTTAATTTTAAAAAACATCAAAGAGATAATTAATAATAAAAGAAGAGTTTTTATAATTGCTGTATTACCAATTATTTTCTTTGGTTTATTTGTAATGATGTATTCAGGGGAGACGGTAGAAAAGAATTTTATAAACCCTATTAGAATAGGGATAATTGATAATGATAATAGTCTTTACTCTAACCTATTATTACAGCATTATGAAAGCAATACTGCTTTTACTCAATTTGTCCATATGTATAGGGATGAACAAGAAATAGTAGAAGAAATGTTTAAGGTTGGAGATTTAGATGCCACCCTTATTATACCTGAAAACTTTGCAGAAAATATGATGTATATGATTCACGACCCTGTAATATCTAATATTAATACCCAAGACCCTGTTAAAGCAGTCCTTTTAAAAAATGTATTATTGAGTTATGAAAAATTCATTAGTTCAGTTGAGAGTAATGTTGCTATGTTATATGACATAATGAATGAATTAGAATATTTACCTCATGAGATTTCTGCCTACAACGCGGAAATCTCATATGAATTAATTATGTCAGCAATGGAAAGAAACCAATATTTTGACTATAATGAAGTAATTAACATTCCAAGTACGACATCAGTTAATTACTTTTTTATTGCAATAATCACCCTTTTAATTATGTACTTTGGTCTTTATGTTGGCATAGACTTATTAAGAGAAAGGGAACAAAGAACCTTTCAAAGAATTGAAGTTGCTGGGTGCAGTATAACCACATTCATATTAAGTAAATTAATAAGCCACGTTTTATATTTGTTCTTAAATATTCTATTATGGATTACTCTCATTGGGATGGTATCTAATATATCCATATCCTTCGGACTAATACTATATATTTTAGTAGGAATAATATTTTCTGTATCTTTATCCATTTTTATGTCCGGTTTATTTAAATCCCAGGAAGGGGTATTATTAGCTGGCAACATTTATTATTTTATAGCTGCAGTTGTTGGGGGAAGTATTATGCCTCTTCAATTTATGCCGGAAAGAATACAACGTTTATCTGTATTCACGCCTAACTATTGGTTTATTAGAGGATTTTTGTTTGTCCAAAAAAATCTTCAACCAAGTTTTTCTAATGGGATTATAGTATCTTTTATAAGTATTTCTATACTTTTAATTATAGTATCAAGTTATATGTATAAGTATTTAGGAGAACATTATGTATAA
- a CDS encoding ABC transporter permease → MYKVLMAIKNRIKVIMKDRIIWVLCLFVILFFSLISSVLLDHMDYGSRIPIALVDEDRSSMSSKLVENIKRQESLFIIDTSMEESNILLKDGKVEGIYYIPLGYEDKMYQLELRNLIQVYYLKGSTAGKVISDIIAGEMLFDISLLKTMDLLERSLKRKDFNQIPNTLQRAIEKSEMLQLKATDDRVMTINLLNVQDEFTRVEIDNTIIYKQVVIGMVSIFLAFIILFASTSIVKDKELGIEKRIKTIYNNMFIRLLSNLLSVLFISLITTFIMVFLLSNHLRISDLTSFFSILLLFSSYVFSITSFFIMCSTLINRVITMQIFGSVTLLLFAIVGGSFWNIDFVNNPLLIINRVIPNRWFVNGFINFLINRNLKMVYFEYVHPLLVLGVCFVIIGYFLEKIKKRMKT, encoded by the coding sequence ATGTATAAGGTTTTAATGGCTATAAAAAACAGAATAAAAGTAATAATGAAGGATAGGATTATATGGGTATTATGTTTGTTTGTAATACTCTTTTTTAGTTTGATTTCATCTGTGTTATTGGACCATATGGACTATGGTAGCAGAATACCTATTGCATTAGTTGATGAAGATAGGAGTTCTATGTCAAGTAAGTTGGTTGAAAATATTAAACGCCAAGAATCTTTATTTATTATAGATACTAGTATGGAAGAGTCAAATATCTTACTAAAAGATGGAAAAGTTGAAGGGATATACTATATTCCTTTAGGATATGAAGACAAAATGTATCAACTTGAGTTAAGAAATTTGATACAAGTTTATTATTTAAAAGGTAGCACTGCAGGTAAAGTTATATCTGATATAATAGCAGGAGAAATGCTATTTGATATAAGTCTCTTAAAAACAATGGATCTATTAGAAAGAAGTTTAAAAAGAAAAGATTTTAACCAAATCCCTAATACTTTACAACGAGCTATAGAAAAATCAGAGATGCTTCAGTTAAAGGCAACTGATGATAGGGTTATGACAATTAATTTATTAAATGTACAGGATGAATTTACTAGGGTAGAAATAGATAACACAATTATATATAAACAAGTAGTAATAGGAATGGTATCTATTTTTTTAGCTTTTATCATATTATTTGCATCTACTTCTATTGTTAAAGATAAGGAGTTGGGCATAGAAAAAAGAATAAAAACAATATATAATAATATGTTTATTAGATTGCTATCAAACTTATTAAGTGTACTGTTTATAAGTTTAATAACAACATTTATAATGGTTTTTTTATTATCTAATCACTTAAGAATTAGTGACTTAACCAGTTTTTTTAGTATACTTCTATTATTTTCAAGTTATGTTTTCTCCATAACGAGTTTTTTTATAATGTGTAGTACATTAATCAATAGAGTTATAACAATGCAGATATTTGGTTCAGTGACACTATTGCTATTTGCTATAGTTGGAGGTAGTTTTTGGAATATTGATTTTGTTAATAATCCTCTTTTAATAATAAACAGGGTGATACCTAATCGTTGGTTTGTTAATGGATTTATCAATTTCTTAATTAATAGAAATTTAAAGATGGTTTATTTTGAATATGTACATCCTTTGTTAGTATTAGGGGTGTGTTTTGTCATTATAGGTTACTTTTTGGAAAAAATTAAAAAAAGAATGAAGACATAA
- a CDS encoding sodium:solute symporter family protein, whose protein sequence is MIYVLCIMLYILMIMGVSFISRKKAMNLDGFLLGGRAIPPWMSAFSYGTAYFSAVLFIGYAGRIGWNFGLGALWIVLGNTFIGSYLAWRVLGKKTREMTQRLNASTMPEFLAARYNSKGIKMITTVVIFVFLIPYAASVYKGLGFLFQQVFDMDINIILFLMMALTAFYLFVGGFMAASLADFIQGLIMIVGVIILLFYVSTYHNVNGIVNGISNLGRIDTKLTKMIHKDTVLPLFSLVVLTSFGSWGLPQMVHKFYTIKDEKSIKTAKWVSTGFALLMTFGAYFTGALSRVVLNNQQPASIDEVMPLVMDTVLPVFASAIILVLVLSASMSTLASIVLAASSTIAVDLVKGGLKPNIDQKQILWLLRILCVVFVFLSYFIAIGDSPVLNLASLSWGAVSGCLFAPYLLGLYSKKVTKAGVYASFITAGGITLYGVLRYGMESPLIPTVSAFSIILPIISMYFVSLLTTEYKKEHIDKVFTQKAVGAE, encoded by the coding sequence ATGATTTATGTATTATGTATTATGCTTTATATTTTGATGATAATGGGGGTAAGTTTTATCAGTCGAAAAAAAGCAATGAATCTTGATGGTTTTTTACTTGGTGGGCGGGCAATACCCCCATGGATGTCTGCTTTTTCTTATGGCACAGCATATTTTTCAGCAGTACTTTTTATAGGTTATGCAGGCAGAATTGGGTGGAATTTTGGTTTAGGGGCATTATGGATTGTATTGGGAAATACATTTATTGGCTCTTATTTGGCTTGGAGAGTGCTTGGGAAAAAAACTAGAGAAATGACTCAAAGACTGAATGCATCAACAATGCCTGAATTTTTAGCAGCTAGATACAATAGTAAAGGTATAAAGATGATTACAACAGTAGTAATTTTTGTTTTTTTAATACCATATGCAGCGTCAGTATATAAAGGTTTAGGATTTTTATTTCAACAAGTATTTGATATGGATATAAATATTATTTTATTTTTGATGATGGCATTAACGGCATTTTATTTATTTGTTGGAGGTTTTATGGCTGCATCATTGGCAGATTTTATTCAAGGATTAATTATGATAGTAGGTGTAATCATTCTGCTTTTCTATGTATCAACCTACCATAATGTAAATGGTATAGTAAATGGTATTTCTAATCTGGGAAGAATTGATACTAAATTAACAAAGATGATACATAAAGACACAGTATTACCATTATTCTCCTTGGTTGTGTTAACTAGTTTTGGAAGTTGGGGTCTTCCTCAAATGGTTCATAAGTTTTATACAATAAAAGATGAAAAATCCATTAAAACCGCAAAGTGGGTTTCCACAGGATTTGCATTATTAATGACATTTGGGGCTTATTTTACTGGTGCATTAAGTAGAGTAGTTCTTAATAACCAACAGCCGGCATCAATTGATGAAGTGATGCCCTTAGTAATGGATACTGTTTTACCTGTATTTGCATCAGCTATCATACTTGTTCTTGTATTATCGGCTTCTATGTCAACATTAGCGTCTATTGTTCTAGCTGCTAGTTCTACAATTGCAGTAGACTTAGTAAAGGGTGGTTTAAAGCCTAATATAGATCAAAAACAAATCCTTTGGTTACTAAGAATTTTATGTGTTGTTTTTGTTTTTTTATCTTATTTTATAGCTATAGGTGATAGTCCTGTATTGAATTTAGCATCTTTATCTTGGGGAGCTGTCTCGGGTTGTTTGTTTGCCCCTTATTTATTAGGATTATACAGCAAAAAGGTAACTAAAGCTGGAGTATACGCAAGCTTTATCACAGCTGGAGGCATAACACTATATGGGGTGTTAAGGTATGGAATGGAAAGTCCTTTAATTCCAACGGTATCAGCATTTTCTATTATTTTGCCTATTATATCAATGTACTTTGTTAGTTTATTAACAACAGAATATAAAAAAGAGCATATTGATAAGGTGTTTACACAAAAAGCAGTGGGGGCTGAATAA
- a CDS encoding phenylacetate--CoA ligase family protein: MIWDKAESYSRGEMISYQNYNLKNTIERIYHKVPYYKGKMDRIGVKPVHIQTIEDLKELPFTVKDDLRKNYPFGLFTVDKEALIRLHASSGTTGKPTVVGYTRKDLELWANLIARLVSMAGGSSKDVAQISFGYGLFTGAFGLHYGLEKVGALVVPASSGNTEKQIMLMKDFGTTILVSTPSYALHMAEVAKQMGINPKTDLSLKLGLFGGEGSTEAMREEIQKSWGILATENYGMSELIGPGVSGECKYLCGMHISEDHFIPEIIDPDTEEVLPEGEEGELVITTITKEALPLIRYRTKDITRLNYEPCKCGRTTVRMSKIQGRTDDMLVIKGVNIFPSQIEEVLLNLKEIGPHYEIILNKKGFLDFVEIRVELADHSLLDSYSNLEALEKKIKHQLKIILGVDAIIKLVEPKTLERFEGKAKRVVDLRNEGRR; the protein is encoded by the coding sequence ATGATTTGGGATAAGGCAGAATCTTATTCAAGGGGTGAAATGATTTCATATCAGAATTATAACTTAAAGAATACGATAGAAAGAATATACCATAAAGTACCTTATTACAAAGGGAAAATGGATAGAATAGGTGTTAAACCTGTACATATACAGACCATAGAGGATCTGAAAGAGTTACCGTTTACTGTAAAAGATGATTTAAGAAAAAATTATCCATTTGGTTTATTTACCGTAGACAAAGAAGCGCTCATTAGACTTCATGCCTCATCTGGAACAACAGGAAAACCTACAGTTGTAGGATACACAAGAAAAGATTTAGAGTTATGGGCTAACTTAATAGCAAGATTAGTATCAATGGCAGGAGGCAGTTCAAAAGATGTTGCACAAATCTCTTTTGGATATGGTCTATTTACTGGCGCTTTTGGTCTTCATTATGGGTTAGAAAAAGTGGGTGCCTTAGTAGTCCCAGCATCTTCAGGAAATACAGAAAAACAGATAATGTTAATGAAAGATTTTGGAACAACCATTCTTGTTAGTACACCTTCCTATGCATTGCATATGGCAGAAGTTGCAAAACAAATGGGTATTAACCCAAAAACAGATTTAAGCCTAAAGCTTGGATTATTTGGAGGGGAAGGTTCTACAGAAGCAATGAGAGAAGAAATTCAAAAATCTTGGGGAATTTTAGCTACTGAAAATTATGGTATGAGTGAGTTAATTGGGCCAGGGGTATCAGGGGAATGCAAATATTTATGTGGTATGCATATATCAGAAGATCATTTTATTCCAGAAATAATTGATCCAGACACAGAAGAAGTATTACCAGAAGGGGAAGAAGGGGAATTGGTTATAACGACTATCACTAAGGAAGCATTACCCCTTATTAGATATAGAACTAAAGACATTACAAGGCTAAACTATGAACCGTGTAAATGTGGTAGAACTACTGTTAGAATGAGTAAGATTCAAGGTAGAACAGATGATATGTTAGTGATTAAAGGGGTTAATATATTCCCGTCACAGATTGAAGAAGTATTATTAAATTTAAAAGAAATTGGTCCTCATTATGAAATTATTTTAAATAAAAAAGGTTTCTTAGACTTTGTAGAGATTAGGGTAGAGTTAGCAGATCATTCTTTACTTGATTCTTATTCTAACCTAGAAGCATTAGAAAAGAAAATAAAACACCAACTTAAAATAATATTAGGTGTTGATGCAATTATAAAGTTAGTAGAACCTAAGACATTGGAACGTTTTGAGGGAAAAGCAAAAAGAGTAGTAGATTTAAGAAACGAAGGGAGAAGGTAA
- the iorA gene encoding indolepyruvate ferredoxin oxidoreductase subunit alpha translates to MSERILMLGNEAIARGAYEAGVTVTVAYPGTPSTEITENVAKYDEIYAEWAPNEKVALEVGIGSSIAGARTLVCMKHVGVNVAADPLFTVAYSGVNGGLVLVVADDPGMHSSQNEQDTKFFARAAHIPLLEPSSSMEAKEFVKKAFELSEAFDTPVIVRLTTRISHSQGIISLMDRQEMPLKNYEKDFQKYVMMPAMARKRHTIVEDRMNRLEVEASNLGINEVEYKNKKIGVITSGIPYQYVKDAVPEASVLKLGILHPLPKDLILEFCKNVEEVYVVEELEPIIEEQIKSWGINVKGKELFTKQGEYSANLIKKVIGKENVETRGPLPLPARPPVMCPGCPHRGVYYVLQKLKIHATGDIGCYTLGALPPLQGIDTCICMGASVSMVHGVEKARGKEFVKNWVGVIGDSTFVHSGITGLVNTVYNQGISTVLILDNRTTGMTGHQDHPGTGKTLKGEPTHTLDFELLCKSVGIKHVRSVDPFNLKEVESVIKEEVNREEPSVIIACAPCELLDKKTKRILSNINQDECKTCGICMKIGCPAIQKKQGVIQVNDALCNGCGLCIEVCAFDVINREKDSVVNY, encoded by the coding sequence GTGTCAGAAAGAATTTTAATGTTAGGGAATGAAGCAATAGCAAGAGGTGCCTATGAGGCAGGGGTAACAGTTACAGTTGCTTACCCTGGAACACCTAGTACAGAAATTACTGAAAATGTGGCTAAATATGATGAAATATATGCGGAATGGGCGCCGAATGAGAAAGTTGCCCTTGAAGTTGGGATAGGTTCATCTATTGCGGGTGCAAGAACATTAGTTTGCATGAAACACGTAGGCGTGAATGTAGCAGCTGACCCATTATTTACTGTAGCATACTCTGGTGTAAATGGCGGGTTGGTTTTAGTTGTAGCAGATGATCCAGGAATGCATAGTTCTCAAAACGAACAGGATACAAAATTTTTTGCAAGAGCAGCTCATATTCCGTTATTGGAACCATCTTCTAGTATGGAAGCAAAAGAATTTGTTAAAAAAGCATTTGAGTTAAGCGAGGCATTCGATACACCTGTTATAGTAAGATTAACAACTAGAATATCTCATTCTCAAGGTATTATCAGTCTTATGGATAGGCAAGAAATGCCATTAAAAAATTATGAAAAGGATTTTCAAAAATATGTTATGATGCCTGCAATGGCCAGAAAAAGACATACCATCGTTGAAGATAGAATGAATAGATTGGAAGTTGAGGCAAGTAATTTAGGTATCAATGAAGTTGAATACAAAAATAAAAAAATCGGTGTCATTACTAGTGGCATACCCTATCAATATGTAAAAGATGCTGTACCAGAAGCCTCTGTCCTTAAACTTGGTATATTACATCCATTACCAAAAGATTTAATATTAGAATTTTGTAAAAATGTAGAGGAAGTTTATGTTGTTGAAGAATTAGAACCAATTATAGAAGAACAAATTAAGTCATGGGGAATAAATGTTAAAGGCAAAGAGCTATTTACCAAACAAGGTGAATATAGTGCTAATTTAATTAAAAAAGTTATTGGAAAAGAAAATGTTGAAACAAGGGGTCCTTTGCCACTACCAGCTCGCCCACCTGTTATGTGTCCAGGATGTCCACATAGAGGGGTGTATTACGTATTACAAAAACTCAAAATTCATGCTACTGGAGATATAGGGTGTTATACCCTTGGTGCATTACCACCTTTACAAGGCATAGACACCTGTATATGTATGGGTGCTAGTGTAAGTATGGTACATGGCGTTGAAAAGGCTAGGGGGAAAGAATTTGTTAAAAATTGGGTAGGTGTAATTGGCGATTCTACATTTGTACACTCAGGCATAACTGGTTTGGTTAATACGGTATACAATCAAGGAATCTCTACAGTACTTATACTTGACAACAGAACAACAGGAATGACGGGTCATCAAGATCATCCAGGGACGGGGAAAACATTAAAAGGTGAGCCCACTCATACCCTTGATTTTGAATTATTGTGTAAAAGTGTAGGGATAAAACATGTAAGAAGTGTTGATCCTTTCAATTTAAAGGAAGTAGAATCCGTAATTAAAGAAGAAGTGAATAGAGAAGAACCATCTGTAATTATAGCATGTGCGCCTTGTGAGCTTCTTGATAAAAAAACCAAAAGAATATTAAGTAATATTAATCAAGATGAATGTAAAACCTGTGGAATTTGTATGAAAATTGGCTGTCCTGCTATTCAGAAGAAACAGGGAGTCATTCAGGTAAACGATGCACTTTGTAATGGATGTGGTTTATGTATAGAAGTATGTGCATTTGATGTAATAAATAGAGAGAAGGATTCAGTTGTTAATTATTAA
- a CDS encoding indolepyruvate oxidoreductase subunit beta — MSKVNMLIVGVGGQGSLLTSRIVGNLALEEGYDVKLSEVHGMAQRGGSVVTHIRYGEKVNAPIVEVGDADIIVSFEKLEALRYVHYLKEDGVLIVNSQEIDPMSVIVGLDKYPDNIIDQLEEGVKNLIVMNALDEARGIGNIKVVNTILLGALSKYLEFDKEKWIEAIKKTVPEKTVDINLKAFNRGLEISLSDVEELIS; from the coding sequence ATGTCTAAAGTGAATATGTTAATAGTAGGTGTTGGAGGACAGGGAAGTCTTTTAACTAGTAGAATTGTTGGAAACCTGGCTTTAGAAGAAGGGTATGATGTAAAATTATCAGAAGTCCATGGAATGGCTCAGCGAGGTGGAAGTGTGGTAACCCACATTCGTTATGGGGAAAAAGTGAACGCACCTATAGTAGAAGTAGGAGATGCAGATATTATTGTATCCTTTGAGAAGTTAGAAGCCCTTAGGTATGTGCATTATTTAAAGGAAGATGGCGTTTTAATTGTGAATTCTCAGGAAATCGATCCAATGTCTGTAATAGTTGGTTTAGATAAGTATCCAGATAATATTATAGATCAATTAGAAGAAGGTGTTAAGAATCTTATTGTAATGAATGCACTTGATGAAGCAAGAGGAATAGGCAATATTAAAGTGGTTAATACAATTTTATTAGGCGCGTTATCTAAATATTTGGAATTTGATAAAGAGAAATGGATAGAGGCTATCAAAAAAACTGTACCTGAAAAAACGGTGGATATCAATTTAAAGGCATTTAATAGAGGATTAGAGATAAGTTTGTCAGATGTTGAAGAATTAATTAGTTAG
- a CDS encoding phenylacetate--CoA ligase family protein, producing MIWNESIECMNREGIRALQGKRLVETVERVYHNVKFYRNKMQDLGLEPGDIKDIDDLYKLPFTTKDDLRENYPFGLFSVPMSEVVRVHASSGTTGKPTVVGYTRKDLSTWSEVVARTLTCAGIQKHDRIQIAYGYGLFTGGLGVHYGSEKVGATVIPISGGNTAKQIQLMQDFESTAIACTPSYALYLAEALEEQGIDPETLNIKVGIFGAEPWTENMRKEIESKLKIKAIDIYGLSEIIGPGVSSECEAQDGLHIFEDHFIPEVVDTNTLNPLGYGEKGELVFTTVTKEALPILRYRTRDLTILKDEVCSCGRTMVRMEKCTGRSDDMLIIRGVNIFPSQIESVLLEISETKPHYLLIVERINNLDTLEVWVEVDGVFFSDEIKKLEFLTKKITHAIESALGIGVKVKLVEPKTIERSEGKAKRVVDKRII from the coding sequence ATGATATGGAACGAATCAATAGAATGTATGAACAGAGAAGGTATAAGAGCATTACAAGGAAAAAGACTTGTAGAAACTGTTGAAAGAGTATATCATAATGTAAAATTTTATAGAAATAAAATGCAAGATCTAGGCTTAGAGCCAGGAGATATAAAAGACATAGATGATTTATATAAATTGCCATTTACAACCAAAGACGACTTAAGAGAGAACTATCCTTTTGGATTATTTAGTGTTCCAATGAGTGAAGTGGTTCGTGTCCATGCTTCATCAGGAACAACTGGTAAACCAACAGTTGTAGGTTATACAAGAAAAGATCTAAGTACATGGTCTGAGGTTGTTGCAAGAACCCTAACATGTGCAGGAATACAAAAACACGACAGAATACAAATTGCTTATGGATATGGATTGTTTACAGGTGGGCTTGGGGTTCACTATGGTAGTGAAAAAGTAGGGGCAACAGTTATACCAATAAGTGGTGGAAATACGGCAAAACAAATTCAATTAATGCAAGACTTTGAAAGTACAGCTATTGCTTGTACACCTTCTTATGCTTTGTATTTGGCTGAAGCATTAGAAGAGCAAGGCATTGATCCAGAAACATTAAATATAAAAGTTGGTATTTTTGGTGCAGAACCCTGGACAGAAAACATGAGAAAAGAGATTGAGTCAAAATTAAAAATAAAAGCAATAGATATCTATGGTTTAAGTGAAATAATTGGTCCTGGTGTTTCTTCAGAGTGTGAGGCTCAAGATGGATTACATATATTTGAAGATCACTTTATTCCAGAAGTTGTTGACACGAATACACTTAATCCGCTGGGGTATGGTGAAAAGGGTGAACTTGTGTTTACCACAGTAACAAAAGAAGCATTACCAATACTAAGGTATAGAACAAGGGATTTAACTATATTAAAGGATGAAGTTTGTAGTTGTGGCAGAACAATGGTAAGAATGGAAAAATGTACTGGGCGATCAGATGATATGTTGATTATTAGAGGGGTAAATATATTTCCATCACAAATTGAAAGTGTTTTGCTAGAAATCAGTGAAACAAAACCTCATTATTTACTTATTGTAGAGCGTATTAATAATTTAGATACTCTTGAGGTTTGGGTAGAGGTGGATGGTGTTTTCTTCTCTGATGAAATTAAAAAGCTAGAATTTCTTACTAAAAAAATAACCCATGCAATTGAAAGTGCCTTAGGCATTGGGGTAAAGGTAAAGCTAGTAGAGCCGAAAACTATTGAAAGAAGTGAAGGAAAAGCAAAAAGAGTTGTTGATAAAAGAATTATATAA
- a CDS encoding ACT domain-containing protein: MIIKQLSIFLENKSGRLTEVTKTLGDHNINITALSVADTSEYGILRLIVSDPEKAVIVLKENGFSVSLTDVICIVVPHKPGALNKALNVFSTEKISIEYMYAFEMNGKASVIMKVTDIFESIEILKKRELELLKASDAYMV, encoded by the coding sequence ATGATAATAAAACAGTTATCCATTTTTCTAGAAAATAAGTCAGGTCGATTAACCGAGGTAACTAAGACATTAGGAGACCATAATATTAATATAACGGCATTAAGTGTTGCAGATACTTCTGAATATGGCATACTTAGACTTATTGTATCTGACCCAGAAAAGGCAGTTATTGTTTTGAAAGAAAATGGTTTTTCAGTAAGTCTAACAGATGTTATTTGTATTGTGGTTCCCCATAAACCAGGTGCTCTTAATAAAGCTTTAAATGTATTTTCAACAGAAAAAATTAGTATAGAGTATATGTATGCTTTTGAAATGAACGGAAAAGCATCTGTGATTATGAAGGTAACAGATATTTTTGAATCTATAGAAATACTGAAAAAACGTGAACTAGAATTGTTAAAAGCAAGTGATGCATATATGGTATGA
- a CDS encoding transporter substrate-binding domain-containing protein, protein MNIKKITVLVLSIALIIFSLTGCSEDGYVVGVTTGTTYGDVAQTYSNVKDVRFLDDDTYTLRELAENRVDAVISDRLLALDAMENGNFGNLELAGDVIYAETIAVAIRKGDDALRQAINEALYEIIEDGTYEAISTKYFGRNILDGFDYEETFPNEAPATDGSLERILEAGEITFAMSGGYRPFNYYEREELTGFDVEIGQEVANRLGVAYTPITTDWSGIIEGLRSGRFDGIFGSMAITDERLEVVDFTNPYYYSGAQIIVREGSEIKGERDLGDKKE, encoded by the coding sequence ATGAATATTAAAAAAATTACTGTATTAGTATTAAGTATTGCATTAATTATTTTCTCGTTAACAGGGTGTTCTGAAGATGGATATGTAGTAGGTGTTACAACGGGAACAACTTATGGCGATGTGGCCCAAACCTATTCTAATGTTAAGGATGTAAGATTTTTAGATGATGATACATATACTTTAAGAGAGTTGGCAGAAAACAGAGTAGATGCTGTTATCAGTGATCGCTTATTGGCATTGGATGCTATGGAAAATGGGAATTTTGGTAACCTAGAATTGGCTGGTGATGTTATTTACGCTGAAACAATCGCAGTTGCTATTAGAAAAGGTGATGATGCTTTAAGACAAGCAATTAATGAAGCACTATATGAAATAATAGAAGATGGAACATATGAGGCGATTAGTACAAAATACTTTGGTAGAAATATTTTAGATGGTTTTGATTATGAAGAAACTTTTCCAAACGAAGCACCAGCAACTGATGGTAGTCTAGAAAGGATTCTAGAAGCAGGAGAGATTACATTTGCCATGAGCGGTGGTTACAGACCATTTAATTACTATGAAAGAGAAGAATTAACTGGTTTTGATGTTGAAATTGGTCAAGAAGTTGCCAACAGATTAGGAGTTGCTTATACACCAATTACAACAGATTGGAGTGGTATTATCGAAGGGTTAAGAAGTGGAAGATTTGATGGTATTTTTGGTAGTATGGCAATAACAGATGAACGTTTAGAAGTTGTAGATTTTACAAATCCTTATTATTACTCAGGAGCTCAAATTATTGTAAGAGAAGGATCTGAGATTAAAGGTGAAAGAGATTTAGGTGATAAAAAGGAATAA